The following is a genomic window from Planctomycetia bacterium.
CACTAGTTGGCCGACTCGCGGAGTGCGAGCCGTTTACCGATGACCGCACCGGTGAACGCGGCATTATTCTGATGGTTGATCGTAGCGAAGCTTGAATCGGTCAGCCGCGTTCGACGAATCGACGCGTGGCGACCGTTGTATGGTGTTGACGGAAAACTGACTCTCAAAGATTGACTCAGACATAAGTAGGACTCGGAGGAATCGCTGGAATGGCCAAGGAAAAATTCGAACGAACGAAACCACACGTGAACGTCGGAACGATCGGCCACGTCGACCACGGCAAGACCACGTTGACCGCAGCGATCACCGCCGTACAGGCTGCCAAGGGTCTGGCGAAGTTCAAGGCCTACGATGAAGTCGCCAAGGCTTCTGAGAAGGACGGCCGCCGCGACCCCACGAAGATTCTGACCATCGCCACGAGCCACGTGGAGTATGAATCAGAGAAGCGGCACTACGCCCACGTGGACTGCCCCGGCCACGCCGACTACGTCAAGAACATGATCACCGGCGCGGCCCAGATGGACGGCGCCATTCTCGTCGTCAGCGCCGCCGACGGCCCGATGCCGCAGACCCGCGAGCACGTCCTGCTCGCCCGTCAGGTCAACGTGCCGGCCCTCGTTGTCTTCCTCAACAAGATCGACCTGCTCGACGATCCCGAGCTTCTCGAACTCGTCGAGCTTGAAGTCCGCGAGCTTCTCAATAAGTACGATTTCCCCGGCGACACCATCCCGATCATTCGCGGACAGGCCAATGCCGCCTTGAACAATCCGAAGGATCCAAAGGCGACCGAGTGCATCGGTAAGCTCATGGAAGCCCTCGACGCCAACATCCCCGACCCGGTCCGCGAGGCTGACAAGCCCTTCCTGATGCCGATCGAAGACGTCTTCAGCATCAAGGGTCGCGGTACGGTCGGCACCGGCCGAATCGAGCGCGGCGTCATCAAGGTCGGCGAAGAAGTCGAGATCATCGGCCTTTCCAAGGAAATCAAGAAGACCACCGTTACCGGTGTCGAAATGTTCAACAAGACCCTGGATGAGGGTCAGGCCGGCGACAACGTCGGACTCCTCCTCCGCGGTGTTGAAAAGGAAAACCTCGAGCGCGGCCAGGTGCTCGCCAAGCCCGGCTCCATCACGCCGCATACGAAGTTTGAGGCCGAGGTTTACGTCTTGACCAAGGAGGAAGGTGGGCGACATACCCCCTTCTTCACCAACTACCGGCCGCAGCTTTACGTCCGTACGACGGACGTGACCGGCAGCCTGAAGCTCCTGGGCGGCGCTGAAATGTGCATGCCCGGTGACAACGTGACTCTTGAAGTCGAACTGATCGCGCCGGTTGCTCTGGAAGAGGGCGTCCGGTTCGCGGTTCGTGAAGGCGGCCGAACCGTGGGTTCCGGCGTCGTCACCAAGGTGATTGCATAGCGAGTTGTTTGAATTCCAGTTATTCCGGTCAGGGTGGTGTCCGGAGGTTTTCCTCCTGACGCCCCCAGCCGGGTGCAGACGAGCATGAGCGGTGTGACCGATGGCCAAAGCAAGCAAAAGAGAATGGGTCTGGTTGGAGTGCACCGAGACCGGCGATCTGAATTACCGAACCCAGGTAAACGTATCGCAGGGTGTCCCGGAGAAGCTCAAGGCAGGCCTGAACAAATTCTGTCCGAAGCTCCGCCGCCACACGCTCCACAAAATCAAGCGGAAGTGATGGCGCGCCGCGTGCTCGCCCGCCCACTGAGTGTCCCGGCCCTCTTCGTGAGGGCTATGATCTCCGATGGCACGTTGCCTGAGGTGAATCGCTTGAGTTTGAAGGAGCGTAGCTCAATTGGTAGAGCACCGGTTTCCAAAACCGGCGGTTGGGGGTTCGAGTCCCTTCGCTCCTGTTGTCCGGGCGGCACGTTCGCCGCTTTGCCGCAGGTTGCGAAACCGAGTGTCCGATGAATAAGAATGATGACAAATCCAGCAGCCGACCACACAGCTCCGGCGCGACCGCTGTTGCTGAAAAGAGGCCCCCGATGAAAGACTCGTCCGGCGGCGACCGCAATGGGGGATACGCTGACGCTTCGCAATTTGCCGGCCAATCGCAGGCGCCGCGCCAGGACGGCGGCGGCTTCTTCGATATTTACAAGCCGTCGCAGGGCTACAACACCCGGGTCTGGACCGGTGTCGCCTATGGCATGATGGTTTGCTGGCTGGCTTACTGGCTGTACGAAAAGTTTGAGATCGTCGGCGAAGGCGCCACCACCAAGTACATTCAGGTCGGCGTCGCCGTGACCACGATCATCGGCTTCGGCCTGCTCGGCTACTGGTGTCTCGCCCTGAACCGGAAGATTTGCGACTTTCTCATCGCTACTGAAGGCGAGATGAAGAAGGTCAACTGGACGAGCCGCAAGGAAATATTCGGATCCACCAAGGTCGTGATCTTCGTCCTGGTCTTCATGAGCATTTTGCTTTTCGTGGTGGATATTATCTTCATGGTATTCTTCAGAACGATCGGCGTTCTGCAGGCCGGCGGCAGCATTCTCTAAGGCGTGTCTCGGATGACAGATGCGGAACTCGAAGGAGTTGAGGTCATGAGCGGCGAGTCCCCTCACGACAACCAACCGAACGCTGCGGACGAGCCGGTCCCGGCCCCCGCGGCCCCTGCGCCGAAGAGGCCGCCCGCGTCCGCCGGTGCGCTGCCCATGCACTGGTACGTCCTCCGCGTTGCCAGCAACTGCGAGGACCGCGTCTGTGAAGCCCTGTCCCGCAAAGTGAAGATCGAGCGGCTTGAGGACCGCATCGGCCGCGTCCTCGTCCCCACCCAGCGCGAAAAGCGGATGCGGGCCGGTGTCGCACGCGTCTTTGATCGCAAGCTCTATCCCGGCTACGTCTTCGTGGAGATGGCCACCGAAGAGGACGGCAGCATTCCCGAAGACGTCTGGTTTCTGGTTCGTGAGACCATGAGCGTCGGTGATTTCATCGGCTCCGATGGCAAGCCCACCGCGATGAAGCCCCACGACGTCGAAAAAATGCTCGCGGTCATCGAGAAGTCCGCCGAGCAGCCCACCCTGGCCGGTATGGCCGGCATGAAGAAGGGCGACCCCATCAAGGTCAAGGAAGGCCCATTCGAGAACTTTGAAGGCGAAATTGACGAAGTCTTCCCCGACAAGGGGCAGGTTCGCGTCATCGTCACCATCTTCGGTCGGGCGACACCCATCGAATTGGAATACTGGCAGATTGAACAGGCCTAAAAGGGCCGTGTCGCCGACGACTGGCGATTAACACCGAGGCGGTAGCAACGTGGCAAAAAAGAAGAAAACTCCGACAGCGACATTCAAGGTTCAGGGTGCGGGAGGCCAGGCGACGCCCGCGCCGCCCATCGGCCCGGCATGCGGTCAGTACGGCGTCAACCCCGGCCAGTTCGTCATGCAGTTCAACGAGCGCACCAAGCACCTCAACGGCATGCCCGTCACCGCGGTGGTCAACGTTTATGCCGATCGGACCTTCGACTTCATCGTCAAGAGCCCGCCCGCTTCGGTCCTGCTCAAGGATGCCGCCAAGATCGCCAAGGGCAGCGGCGTCCCCCATAAGGAAAAGGTCGGCAAGGTCACCGATGCTCAGGTCGAGTCCATCGCCAAGCAGAAGATGCCCGACCTGAACTGCCACGACATGGTCGCCGCCAAGCGCATCATCGCCGGCACCGCCCGGAACATGGGCATCGAGATCGTCGGCTGACAGCCCCCATTACACCTGGTCTTTACACAATTCGTGCCGGCTGATCGACTCGTAAACCGGGCCGTCGCCGGTCTGCGTTGATTGGTAGAACGTTAACGCGGAGACGCGCTGGGCCTGCGCTGCAATCGGCGGGGGATGGTGCAGCAGCTTTCGCACTTCGTCAGACAGCCTCGGGTTCTTGTTCCGCGCCAGCGTCAGATGCGCCGAGAACGGCCGTTCCTCCCGTGCGAAGCCGATCTCTTCCAGTGCTTCCTCGCAGCATCTCCAGCATTCCGCCAGTCCCCCGGTCATGTCTTCCACCCCCAGCCACAGCACCTTCACCGGCCCGTGCGGCGGGAATACGCCCAATTTCCCGATGTTGATGTCAAATCCCCGGCACTGCTTCGCCGCCTGATCGAGCGCCGCCTGAATCGGCCCCACCTGCGCCGGCTC
Proteins encoded in this region:
- the tuf gene encoding elongation factor Tu, with product MAKEKFERTKPHVNVGTIGHVDHGKTTLTAAITAVQAAKGLAKFKAYDEVAKASEKDGRRDPTKILTIATSHVEYESEKRHYAHVDCPGHADYVKNMITGAAQMDGAILVVSAADGPMPQTREHVLLARQVNVPALVVFLNKIDLLDDPELLELVELEVRELLNKYDFPGDTIPIIRGQANAALNNPKDPKATECIGKLMEALDANIPDPVREADKPFLMPIEDVFSIKGRGTVGTGRIERGVIKVGEEVEIIGLSKEIKKTTVTGVEMFNKTLDEGQAGDNVGLLLRGVEKENLERGQVLAKPGSITPHTKFEAEVYVLTKEEGGRHTPFFTNYRPQLYVRTTDVTGSLKLLGGAEMCMPGDNVTLEVELIAPVALEEGVRFAVREGGRTVGSGVVTKVIA
- the secE gene encoding preprotein translocase subunit SecE, with amino-acid sequence MKDSSGGDRNGGYADASQFAGQSQAPRQDGGGFFDIYKPSQGYNTRVWTGVAYGMMVCWLAYWLYEKFEIVGEGATTKYIQVGVAVTTIIGFGLLGYWCLALNRKICDFLIATEGEMKKVNWTSRKEIFGSTKVVIFVLVFMSILLFVVDIIFMVFFRTIGVLQAGGSIL
- the rplK gene encoding 50S ribosomal protein L11, encoding MAKKKKTPTATFKVQGAGGQATPAPPIGPACGQYGVNPGQFVMQFNERTKHLNGMPVTAVVNVYADRTFDFIVKSPPASVLLKDAAKIAKGSGVPHKEKVGKVTDAQVESIAKQKMPDLNCHDMVAAKRIIAGTARNMGIEIVG
- the rpmG gene encoding 50S ribosomal protein L33, producing MAKASKREWVWLECTETGDLNYRTQVNVSQGVPEKLKAGLNKFCPKLRRHTLHKIKRK
- the thpR gene encoding RNA 2',3'-cyclic phosphodiesterase; amino-acid sequence: MRTFVAVELDRAVRERVGALAGKLQIRCPKLAWVRPRNMHLTIKFLGEIEPAQVGPIQAALDQAAKQCRGFDINIGKLGVFPPHGPVKVLWLGVEDMTGGLAECWRCCEEALEEIGFAREERPFSAHLTLARNKNPRLSDEVRKLLHHPPPIAAQAQRVSALTFYQSTQTGDGPVYESISRHELCKDQV
- the nusG gene encoding transcription termination/antitermination factor NusG, whose product is MSGESPHDNQPNAADEPVPAPAAPAPKRPPASAGALPMHWYVLRVASNCEDRVCEALSRKVKIERLEDRIGRVLVPTQREKRMRAGVARVFDRKLYPGYVFVEMATEEDGSIPEDVWFLVRETMSVGDFIGSDGKPTAMKPHDVEKMLAVIEKSAEQPTLAGMAGMKKGDPIKVKEGPFENFEGEIDEVFPDKGQVRVIVTIFGRATPIELEYWQIEQA